A window from Neobacillus sp. PS3-40 encodes these proteins:
- the bshA gene encoding N-acetyl-alpha-D-glucosaminyl L-malate synthase BshA: protein MKKLKIGITCYPTVGGSGVVATELGKMLAERGHEIHFISSSLPFRLKKMYHNIYYHQVEVNQYSVFQYPPYDIALASKMAEVVNREKLDLLHVHYAIPHAVCAILAKQMCNRDLKVVTTLHGTDITVLGYDPSLIAAIKFGIEKSDVVTAVSNSLIEQTYELINPDKPIETVYNFIDERVYQKSDASHLREEFEIKETEKVVIHVSNFRPVKRVRDVVKTFAKIAEAMPAKLLLVGDGPEVSVVCKLVKEFGLSDSVLFLGKQENLEELYSISDLMLLLSEKESFGLVALEAMACGVPCIGTNVGGLPEVISDGETGYICELGNIDDIASKAISILSDKNLHHLFSEQSIKKVSMKFRAQTIVEEYEKLYFMLVDKGEIYD, encoded by the coding sequence ATGAAGAAACTAAAGATTGGAATTACATGCTATCCAACTGTAGGCGGGTCAGGGGTAGTTGCGACAGAACTTGGTAAAATGCTCGCCGAGAGGGGTCATGAAATTCATTTTATTTCATCTAGCCTCCCCTTTCGTTTGAAAAAAATGTACCATAATATTTATTACCATCAAGTGGAGGTAAATCAATATTCTGTTTTTCAGTATCCACCATATGATATTGCCCTTGCAAGTAAAATGGCAGAAGTCGTTAATAGGGAAAAATTAGACCTACTCCATGTACACTATGCAATTCCACATGCTGTTTGCGCCATTTTAGCAAAACAAATGTGCAACAGAGATTTAAAAGTTGTCACCACACTCCATGGAACAGATATTACCGTCCTTGGCTATGATCCTTCTTTGATCGCTGCAATTAAATTTGGAATTGAAAAGTCAGATGTTGTTACGGCTGTGTCTAACTCATTAATTGAACAGACCTATGAATTAATCAACCCTGATAAACCAATCGAGACAGTCTATAACTTTATTGATGAACGAGTTTATCAAAAAAGTGATGCATCACATTTACGCGAGGAGTTCGAGATTAAAGAAACTGAAAAGGTAGTAATTCATGTTTCTAATTTTAGACCTGTTAAACGAGTACGGGATGTTGTAAAAACGTTTGCTAAAATTGCAGAAGCCATGCCAGCAAAATTATTGCTTGTTGGGGATGGTCCAGAGGTTTCAGTAGTGTGTAAACTTGTGAAAGAATTTGGTCTAAGCGACTCTGTCCTCTTTTTAGGAAAGCAGGAAAATCTTGAAGAATTATACTCGATTAGCGATTTGATGCTCCTTTTATCAGAAAAGGAGAGCTTTGGACTTGTCGCTCTTGAAGCAATGGCATGCGGGGTTCCGTGTATCGGAACAAATGTAGGCGGACTTCCTGAAGTGATTTCAGATGGTGAAACAGGTTATATTTGTGAATTGGGGAATATCGATGATATTGCTAGTAAAGCGATTTCGATTTTAAGTGATAAAAACCTTCATCATTTATTTTCCGAGCAATCTATTAAAAAAGTCAGTATGAAATTTCGGGCCCAAACAATTGTTGAAGAATACGAGAAGCTCTATTTTATGCTAGTGGATAAAGGTGAAATTTATGATTGA
- the mgsA gene encoding methylglyoxal synthase has protein sequence MNIALIAHDEKKDQLVQFSTAYQTIFSKHTLFATGTTGLRISEATGLEIHRFNSGPLGGDQQIGAMIAKNEMDAIFFFRDPLTAQPHEPDVTALVRLCDVYSIPLATNMGTAELLIRGLELGLLEWRKFVGKSSDKTDGQ, from the coding sequence ATGAATATTGCCTTAATAGCCCATGATGAAAAGAAGGACCAGCTAGTTCAATTTTCAACTGCTTATCAAACTATTTTTTCTAAACATACTTTATTCGCAACAGGAACTACAGGGCTTCGCATTAGCGAAGCAACAGGTTTAGAAATACATCGCTTTAATTCAGGACCACTTGGAGGAGATCAACAAATCGGGGCCATGATTGCAAAAAATGAAATGGATGCCATTTTCTTTTTTCGTGACCCGCTAACGGCACAGCCCCATGAACCTGATGTGACAGCACTTGTACGGTTATGTGATGTCTATTCCATACCATTAGCTACTAATATGGGGACGGCTGAATTATTAATAAGGGGTTTAGAACTTGGGCTTTTAGAATGGAGAAAGTTTGTTGGAAAGAGCAGTGATAAAACCGATGGACAGTAA
- the bshB1 gene encoding bacillithiol biosynthesis deacetylase BshB1 yields the protein MDSNLHILAFGAHADDVEIGMGGTIAKFTALGKKIGICDLTDSDLSSNGNVETRKKEASNAASILGVDERSSLGLPDRGLYLREEYIRKIAEVIRKYRPNVVFAPFFEDRHPDHGNCARLVEEAVFSAGIRKFKTRGQLPFRVEKIYFYMINGFHKPDFLIDISSYMDKKIEALNAYKSQFEKTEQSFATPLVNGYIETVEAREKLYGKQVGVDFAEGFKTKNLILLNRDLLGE from the coding sequence ATGGACAGTAATTTACATATTCTTGCGTTTGGAGCCCATGCTGATGATGTCGAAATTGGTATGGGTGGAACAATAGCAAAATTTACAGCTCTAGGAAAGAAAATAGGCATCTGTGATTTAACTGATTCTGATTTATCATCAAATGGAAATGTAGAAACGAGAAAAAAAGAAGCTTCTAATGCTGCCAGTATTCTTGGAGTCGACGAACGATCTTCATTAGGTCTACCTGACAGAGGGTTATATCTGAGAGAAGAATACATTAGAAAAATTGCAGAAGTAATAAGAAAATACCGTCCGAACGTTGTGTTCGCGCCTTTTTTTGAAGATCGGCATCCCGATCATGGAAATTGCGCTCGCCTTGTCGAGGAGGCGGTTTTTTCTGCTGGAATAAGAAAATTTAAAACTCGGGGACAATTACCGTTTCGTGTTGAAAAAATATATTTTTATATGATTAATGGATTCCATAAACCTGATTTTCTCATCGATATTTCGTCTTATATGGATAAAAAAATAGAGGCTTTAAATGCATATAAAAGCCAATTTGAAAAGACTGAACAGAGTTTCGCAACACCTCTTGTAAATGGGTACATTGAAACGGTTGAAGCACGGGAAAAACTTTATGGGAAACAGGTTGGGGTTGATTTTGCAGAAGGCTTTAAAACAAAAAACCTTATCCTATTGAATCGTGATCTGTTAGGAGAGTAA
- a CDS encoding CCA tRNA nucleotidyltransferase, translated as MIEPFLTAVPVLKALENAGFIAYFVGGSVRDYILHKSIHDVDIATSATPKEIKKIFSKTVDIGIEHGTILVLYKNASYEITTFRTEEEYVDFRRPKGVAFIRSLNEDLKRRDFTMNAIAMDINGRLIDPFKGQLAISEKRIETVGKAEDRFQEDALRMMRAVRFMSQLSFKIENKTVEALSNLSHLLENIAVERKRAEFEKLLTGSDRRKALRMMIDANMFLYLPGLREQKDSIETLLSYDCENLNVNEMWSLFIYCLGYKGKLIENFLREWKLPIKQIKEIQHILHYLYQRFEKEWGKYDLYLAKKETIYSVETIFNTLKDRKDHGSIDMFMNMYHLLPMKHRSEMDVTGRDLMDWFTKLGGPWVNEMIIAIEQAILEGKVENKKTEIKEWLLKCNQI; from the coding sequence ATGATTGAGCCCTTTTTAACGGCAGTACCCGTCTTGAAAGCACTTGAAAATGCAGGATTTATTGCATATTTTGTTGGTGGTTCAGTTAGGGATTATATTCTTCATAAGTCTATTCATGATGTTGATATTGCCACTTCTGCAACTCCAAAGGAAATCAAAAAGATTTTTTCAAAAACGGTTGATATTGGAATAGAACACGGAACCATTCTTGTTTTATACAAGAATGCCTCATATGAAATTACAACTTTTAGGACTGAAGAGGAATACGTTGATTTTCGTAGGCCCAAAGGTGTTGCCTTTATAAGGTCCTTAAATGAAGATTTAAAACGTAGGGATTTTACCATGAATGCGATTGCCATGGACATAAACGGCAGGCTCATTGATCCATTTAAAGGGCAATTAGCCATTTCTGAAAAGCGAATTGAAACAGTTGGCAAAGCCGAGGATCGTTTTCAAGAAGATGCATTAAGAATGATGAGAGCAGTTAGGTTTATGAGCCAGCTTTCTTTTAAAATAGAAAACAAAACAGTAGAGGCTTTATCAAATCTATCCCACCTGCTCGAGAATATTGCTGTTGAGCGGAAAAGAGCTGAATTTGAGAAACTTCTAACTGGAAGTGATCGAAGAAAAGCCCTACGAATGATGATTGATGCGAATATGTTTTTATATTTGCCTGGCTTAAGAGAACAAAAGGACTCTATTGAGACACTTCTATCCTATGATTGTGAAAATCTAAATGTAAACGAAATGTGGTCATTATTTATTTATTGTTTAGGATATAAAGGGAAATTAATTGAGAATTTTTTAAGAGAGTGGAAACTTCCAATAAAACAAATAAAGGAAATTCAACATATTTTGCATTATCTTTATCAAAGGTTCGAGAAAGAATGGGGCAAGTATGATCTTTATTTAGCAAAAAAGGAAACTATTTATTCAGTTGAAACTATTTTTAATACTCTCAAAGATAGGAAAGACCACGGATCTATTGATATGTTTATGAATATGTATCATTTGCTTCCGATGAAGCATCGGTCTGAAATGGATGTAACTGGTCGTGATTTAATGGATTGGTTTACTAAATTAGGCGGACCTTGGGTAAATGAAATGATTATTGCAATTGAACAGGCAATTTTAGAGGGAAAAGTAGAAAATAAAAAAACGGAAATAAAGGAGTGGCTATTGAAGTGCAATCAGATATAA
- a CDS encoding biotin--[acetyl-CoA-carboxylase] ligase, with the protein MQSDIRKELLDAFTDAGETYLSGQNLAELIGCSRTAVWKHIEELRKEGFQLEAVKRKGYRILKTPEMVTADEIRLGLKTNFIGKNIHYEESVESTQKIAHRLVYEDVPEGTVVIAEEQVSGRGRMDRKWYSPKYTGIWMSLILKPNIPLSKAPQLTLLAAVSVVQAIEDLTDLNPEIKWPNDILLNGKKVTGILTELQAESDRIHSIIIGMGINVNQKLADFPLDLQKTASSLMIENGSEVSRATLIKGIFTQFEKMYLLYLAEGFFPIKLLWESYATGIGKQIKARTLLGTIEGRALGITDEGVLQIEDHAGTIHQVYSADIELS; encoded by the coding sequence GTGCAATCAGATATAAGAAAAGAATTGCTGGATGCCTTCACGGATGCCGGTGAAACATACCTTTCAGGACAAAATTTAGCAGAATTAATTGGTTGTTCCAGAACAGCAGTTTGGAAGCATATAGAGGAGTTACGAAAAGAGGGTTTTCAATTAGAAGCAGTGAAAAGAAAAGGCTATCGAATTTTAAAAACACCGGAAATGGTGACAGCGGACGAGATACGACTAGGGCTTAAGACGAATTTTATTGGGAAAAACATTCATTATGAAGAAAGTGTCGAATCAACACAGAAAATAGCGCACCGACTTGTCTATGAGGATGTACCTGAAGGAACAGTTGTGATTGCTGAAGAGCAAGTTTCTGGAAGAGGGAGAATGGACCGAAAATGGTATTCACCAAAATACACGGGAATTTGGATGAGTCTTATTCTTAAACCCAATATACCACTTTCAAAAGCACCTCAGTTAACGCTTTTAGCCGCTGTTTCAGTCGTTCAAGCGATTGAAGACTTGACAGACCTTAATCCAGAAATAAAATGGCCAAATGATATTCTTTTGAATGGTAAAAAAGTAACAGGCATTTTAACAGAGCTACAGGCTGAATCTGATCGAATTCACTCCATTATTATCGGTATGGGTATCAATGTTAATCAAAAATTAGCAGATTTTCCACTAGATCTACAGAAAACAGCAAGTTCGCTTATGATTGAAAACGGAAGCGAAGTTTCACGTGCAACCTTAATTAAAGGAATCTTTACCCAGTTTGAAAAAATGTATTTACTCTATTTAGCTGAGGGTTTTTTTCCGATTAAGCTTCTTTGGGAAAGTTATGCTACCGGTATCGGAAAACAGATAAAAGCTCGAACATTATTGGGAACCATTGAAGGAAGGGCGCTTGGAATAACTGATGAAGGGGTTTTACAAATCGAAGATCATGCAGGAACTATTCATCAGGTATATTCTGCAGATATTGAACTTTCTTAA
- the panB gene encoding 3-methyl-2-oxobutanoate hydroxymethyltransferase has translation MKQTLDFMKMKERNEKMVMLTAYDYPSANLAEAGGVDFILVGDSLGMVVLGYDSTIPVTLEDMIHHTKAVKRGAKDTFIIVDMPFLTYHLSVKDTLKNAGRLIQETGAHAVKIEGADDVIGKMAAITSAGIPVCAHLGLTPQSVGTLGGYKVQGKDREAARKLIEDAIKCEAAGAFALVLECVPKQLAAEITKAISIPVIGIGAGLEVDGQVLVYHDILGYGVKRVPKFVKQYTSLNPFIIESIQAYVSDVKSEQFPEGQHTFTMNETELSGLYGGKE, from the coding sequence ATGAAGCAAACACTTGATTTTATGAAAATGAAAGAAAGAAATGAGAAAATGGTTATGCTGACTGCATATGACTATCCTTCAGCAAATCTTGCGGAAGCAGGGGGAGTTGACTTCATATTAGTTGGCGATTCTTTAGGTATGGTTGTACTAGGTTACGATTCGACCATTCCGGTAACGCTGGAAGATATGATTCACCATACGAAGGCAGTTAAACGTGGGGCTAAAGATACATTTATTATTGTTGATATGCCTTTTCTAACCTATCATTTATCTGTTAAAGATACTTTAAAAAATGCTGGTAGGCTTATTCAAGAAACGGGTGCACATGCGGTGAAAATCGAGGGTGCTGATGATGTGATAGGAAAAATGGCTGCTATCACAAGTGCTGGAATTCCGGTTTGTGCCCATTTAGGTTTAACACCCCAATCAGTGGGAACTCTCGGAGGATATAAGGTTCAAGGGAAAGATAGAGAGGCAGCAAGGAAACTTATTGAGGATGCTATAAAGTGTGAAGCAGCAGGTGCATTTGCGCTGGTTCTAGAATGTGTTCCAAAACAACTTGCAGCGGAAATAACAAAGGCCATTTCAATCCCAGTTATAGGAATTGGAGCAGGTCTTGAAGTTGATGGGCAGGTCCTTGTCTATCATGATATTTTAGGATATGGAGTGAAACGAGTACCAAAATTCGTGAAACAATATACTTCATTAAATCCATTTATTATTGAATCAATTCAAGCTTATGTATCAGATGTAAAAAGCGAACAGTTTCCAGAAGGGCAGCACACTTTTACAATGAATGAAACAGAGCTTTCAGGGCTATATGGAGGTAAAGAATGA